DNA from Helcococcus ovis:
TCTAGAACTATTGATTTATCATCATTATTTGCTATATTTGATAAATTACTTCTAACAAGTTAATCATTAAAATTAATATCATTTAATAAAGCAATCTTTAATTCCTTAAATCCATTAAATCCTATTTTCTTTGATATTCTAACTATGGTCACCGGGCTACAATATCCTTTTTTCGCCAAAGTATGAATATCCATTTCAGTAATTTCTCTTATATTTTCCAATATATATTTTATAACAGGTTTTTCAACATCATCGCTTGACTTGTATAATAACTCTCTAATCTGTAAATTACTTTTTTCATTTCATAACTCTTATTATACTTGTCTCTCTGTTTTCTTAATTATCCCTATATTTTTGCTTTCCCCTATTTTCTTGGAGCCATTTTTATCTACATTTTTTCATAGTAGACCCAACTTTTTCTCATTTTCTTCTTTTGTTGGGGCCATTTTTGCTTCATTTTTACAAATTTTAACCCCCGCTTTTTGCCCATCCTCTACTTTGCTGGGACATACTGAATTAATTTTTACAAATTTTAGCCCCCACTTTTTGCCCATCCTCTACTTTGCTGGGACCATCACTAAATTTTCTAAAATTTCCCCAGACACTCCAATCACCTTATGCATCTGATCTAGAAAATGCATTTTTCATATTGTTACTTGCAACATACAAAACATTGCTCAATAATACATCTGTCTTGGATTTCAAGTAATCTGCCATTTCTTGATTTGCTGTTTCTAGTAAGTTTTGAATTTCTTCTTCTGAACTTAAGGCTTTAGCCATTTTATCATATTTTATTATCATTTCATGACCTTTAGATTGAATATCTAATTGGTAATTTTCAATGTATGCGGCTGTGTCACTAAAGTTATTGTCACATAGTGCTGCAATTAATCTATTTGCCCAATAAAAATTATCTGTTGAAACTTTATCTGTTCCGTTTGAAAGGTATGTTGGAGTTTTTGTTATGTTTGCATAAAATGGAACAACTGCGTTAAATACGTTCGAACCTAGCGACATCCATTCAATTACTTGGAATGCTTTTGGCATATATGGTCTAATTTGAACTAATCCCA
Protein-coding regions in this window:
- a CDS encoding MurR/RpiR family transcriptional regulator; amino-acid sequence: MRELLYKSSDDVEKPVIKYILENIREITEMDIHTLAKKGYCSPVTIVRISKKIGFNGFKELKIALLNDINFND